The following proteins come from a genomic window of Platichthys flesus chromosome 1, fPlaFle2.1, whole genome shotgun sequence:
- the LOC133957003 gene encoding high choriolytic enzyme 1-like codes for MTPVFLLLLFFSIPAYAADEANQLDESPGVSDVLEKVNDGLKNLVFGDIKLNVQRNADPCTATGCAWPKSRSYVYVPVVISSGYTRAERNIIIRGLLTFHSSTCIRFVWRRSYHRNYLHFYSGSGCWSYVGRQRRGQAISLQRNGCLYTGTVQHEVLHALGFHHEQVRSDRDESVQILTENIRPGKEHNFDKEQTNNLGTPYDFNSVMHYSKYAFSKNRKPTIVARSNPNLDFGRARSMSANDVARINALYKCNA; via the exons ATGACgcctgttttcctcctcctcctcttcttctccatccctgCG TACGCAGCTGATGAAGCAAATCAATTGG ACGAATCTCCTGGAGTCTCTGATGTCCTGGAAAAAGTCAACGATGGCTTAA AAAACTTGGTCTTTGGCGACATTAAGCTGAATGTCCAGAGAAACGCAGACCCCTGCACAGCCACTGGCTGCGCGTGGCCGAAATCAAGAAGCTATGTCTACGTGCCAGTGGTCATCTCCTCCGGTTACA CCCGTGCAGAGCgcaacatcatcatcagaggCCTGCTGACCTTCCACAGTTCCACATGCATTCGCTTCGTGTGGAGACGCTCGTATCACAGGAACTACCTCCACTTCTACTCTGGATCTGG gtgctGGTCGTACGTGGGCCGTCAGCGTAGAGGACAGGCTATCTCCCTGCAGAGAAACGGCTGTCTGTACACGGGCACAGTGCAGCACGAGGTCCTCCACGCTCTGGGCTTCCACCACGAGCAGGTCCGCTCCGACAGGGACGAATCCGTTCAGATTCTCACCGAGAACATTCGTCCAG GAAAGGAACACAACTTTGATAAAGAGCAGACTAACAACTTGGGGACTCCCTACGACTTCAACTCTGTAATGCATTACAGCAA ATACGCCTTCAGCAAGAACAGGAAGCCAACCATCGTGGCCAGGAGCAACCCCAACCTGGACTTTGGACGGGCCAGATCCATGAGCGCCAATGACGTCGCCCGCATCAACGCACTTTACAAATGCAACGCCTGA